A region of Paenibacillus sp. 37 DNA encodes the following proteins:
- a CDS encoding phytoene desaturase family protein — protein sequence MRGNVTIIGAGFGGLSCAIRLASKGVQVTILERQDHVGGKLQQIERDGYHFDRGPSTITMPSTFRSVFDHAGVAMEEYVQLYELEPRTRNIFADGTVVDLSGNRGWMKEQIAAYSPEDAGRYDAFMDESAALYAEANRHFLGKLLLSPSDKYNLQMLRSLLRVRPTVKLDKLLRSYFQHPHTLAMFGRYATYVGSSPYQSPSIFAMMGHVEAEVGIYGVKGGTYQLIEGMTRLALEKGVQIITGIEVRQIVVRNGKVAGVDTDQGFREADQVVANGDVLSVNRLLLAPEHRKEMSDARIRKYEPSISGFVTLAGVRKQYDALLHHTVFFPERYEPEFDHIFRDRKMPEDPTIYICYSGYSEAGMAPAGASNLFILVNAPYLSDSWNWEEQTERYGAFVLEQLAARGITGLNESDVLIRYTPRDIERDTLAHQGSIYGISSNSVKQTFMRPGNRSKDVQGLWYVGGTTHPGGGTPIVTLSGQLVGERLASEILR from the coding sequence ATGAGAGGTAACGTCACGATTATCGGTGCAGGATTCGGAGGTCTGTCATGTGCGATCCGATTGGCTTCAAAAGGTGTGCAGGTGACCATTCTGGAACGACAGGATCATGTAGGTGGCAAACTGCAACAGATTGAGCGGGACGGGTATCATTTTGACCGGGGACCGAGCACAATCACGATGCCATCCACTTTTCGTTCCGTCTTTGACCATGCGGGTGTAGCGATGGAAGAATACGTACAGCTATATGAGTTAGAGCCGCGCACGCGTAATATATTTGCAGATGGCACAGTGGTCGATTTGTCAGGCAATCGTGGGTGGATGAAGGAGCAGATCGCGGCGTACAGTCCGGAAGATGCGGGTCGCTATGATGCATTTATGGATGAGTCTGCCGCACTGTATGCGGAAGCCAATCGTCATTTTCTCGGTAAGTTGTTGCTGTCTCCTTCTGACAAATACAATCTTCAGATGCTGCGCAGCCTGCTTCGTGTGCGGCCAACGGTGAAGCTGGATAAGTTGCTGCGTTCGTATTTCCAGCATCCGCATACACTCGCTATGTTCGGGCGGTACGCGACCTATGTGGGATCATCGCCGTATCAGTCTCCTTCGATCTTTGCCATGATGGGTCATGTGGAAGCAGAGGTGGGCATCTACGGGGTCAAAGGCGGAACCTATCAACTGATTGAAGGCATGACTCGACTGGCACTGGAAAAAGGCGTACAGATCATTACGGGCATTGAGGTCCGGCAGATTGTTGTTCGGAATGGCAAAGTGGCAGGCGTGGATACGGATCAAGGCTTCCGGGAAGCCGATCAGGTGGTTGCCAATGGAGATGTGCTTAGCGTGAATCGACTACTGCTCGCACCGGAACATCGGAAAGAGATGAGTGATGCCCGCATACGGAAGTATGAACCATCCATTTCGGGATTTGTGACGTTAGCAGGTGTGCGAAAGCAATACGATGCACTGCTGCACCATACCGTCTTTTTCCCGGAGAGGTATGAACCGGAGTTCGACCATATTTTCCGTGACCGTAAAATGCCAGAAGATCCTACGATCTATATCTGTTATTCCGGTTATTCCGAAGCAGGCATGGCCCCGGCGGGAGCCAGCAATCTGTTCATTCTCGTCAATGCCCCCTACTTGTCTGATTCGTGGAATTGGGAGGAACAAACGGAACGTTATGGAGCGTTTGTGCTGGAACAGTTGGCGGCGAGGGGAATTACCGGGTTAAATGAATCCGATGTGTTGATCCGGTACACACCGCGAGATATCGAACGGGATACTTTGGCGCATCAAGGGTCGATCTACGGCATCTCCTCCAACTCCGTGAAGCAGACTTTCATGCGGCCGGGCAACCGAAGCAAAGATGTACAAGGACTCTGGTACGTCGGCGGTACAACACATCCAGGCGGCGGAACCCCGATTGTGACATTGTCCGGGCAGCTTGTCGGTGAACGACTGGCATCGGAAATCTTGAGATAG
- a CDS encoding glycosyltransferase, with protein sequence MNASEIFWIVLTSILGIQLLFALWNVSCLPKVRSFRSDKIQPPDLMVSVLIPARNERLHIEGCLESVLASDTSGFRMEVLVLDDRSEDETAAMVQAIADHDARVRLLHGVDLPEGWMGKSHACHRLVQEAKGEWYMFVDADVRLEPGAIRQTLAAGCEQSGGLVTGFPYQVTKTWMEKLVVPMMVFTIISHLPIFMIRRSSSPMFVAATGAFLLIHRSSYEASGGHAAIQAHLVDDMSLAKAVKRAGHPVMLTDVHDVTNTRMYQNGVEVWNGYKKNMYEGMGRKDVLLLGTMLMYTLMYIVPPMGLIIGLISGSSTPILYGVLGTLLGMAVKRVADHAGGQPWWLALLQPVSMACVIAIGLASWQAGRSGKGYVWKGRRYN encoded by the coding sequence ATGAATGCATCTGAAATCTTCTGGATTGTGCTTACAAGCATATTGGGAATACAGTTGCTGTTCGCTCTATGGAACGTCTCCTGTCTGCCCAAAGTACGTTCATTCCGGTCAGACAAGATACAACCCCCAGACCTGATGGTCTCGGTGCTGATTCCGGCCAGAAATGAAAGACTACATATCGAAGGATGTCTGGAAAGTGTGCTCGCGAGCGATACATCGGGATTCCGGATGGAAGTACTGGTGCTGGATGATCGCTCCGAAGATGAGACAGCGGCCATGGTACAAGCGATTGCGGATCACGATGCACGTGTGCGTCTACTGCATGGTGTCGATCTTCCCGAGGGCTGGATGGGGAAATCCCATGCGTGTCACAGGCTGGTTCAGGAGGCCAAGGGAGAATGGTATATGTTTGTGGATGCAGATGTGCGTCTAGAGCCAGGTGCCATTCGGCAGACACTTGCGGCAGGGTGTGAGCAGAGCGGTGGTCTGGTAACTGGTTTTCCTTATCAGGTAACAAAGACGTGGATGGAAAAGCTTGTCGTACCGATGATGGTCTTCACCATCATCAGTCATCTGCCCATTTTCATGATACGCAGATCATCCAGTCCGATGTTTGTGGCCGCTACGGGGGCTTTTTTGCTGATTCATCGCTCCAGTTACGAAGCATCCGGCGGTCATGCTGCCATTCAGGCACATCTGGTGGATGATATGAGTCTCGCCAAAGCAGTCAAGCGTGCAGGTCATCCGGTGATGCTGACCGATGTGCATGATGTAACGAATACCCGCATGTATCAGAACGGTGTTGAAGTATGGAACGGATACAAGAAAAACATGTACGAAGGTATGGGGCGCAAAGACGTACTGCTGCTTGGCACGATGTTAATGTATACGCTGATGTATATTGTGCCTCCCATGGGCTTGATTATAGGATTAATCTCAGGTAGTTCGACGCCCATTCTGTATGGAGTGTTAGGAACATTACTAGGTATGGCTGTGAAAAGAGTAGCGGATCATGCTGGCGGACAGCCCTGGTGGCTTGCCCTTCTGCAACCGGTCAGCATGGCCTGTGTCATTGCCATCGGACTTGCTTCCTGGCAGGCAGGTCGGTCCGGTAAGGGGTATGTATGGAAAGGTAGGCGGTATAATTGA
- a CDS encoding lysophospholipid acyltransferase family protein: MIRAVKSKPFNRIFALYNHYYLLRRRFRSFTLTGSLDPQVDIRDNSPIDPTRPVIYFMNHSSWWDGLLLYHAARQTSRGDHYVMMEEQQLQQYAFFRKLGAYSINKESASGIRASLQYTSELLDSGKRVWIFPQGEILHQEARPIRFRPGIGLLLRRSPNAIAVPVTLCHGMVQHDLPEISMQAGPPVMEDWKTLKSEEIASRLGLVLEQQLDDHRSELIRMGQGSLPDALPLIRHVRSTSEKYDATRKRVNR, translated from the coding sequence ATGATTCGCGCCGTAAAATCAAAACCGTTTAATCGGATTTTTGCCTTATATAATCATTATTATCTGCTGCGTCGGCGCTTCCGCTCCTTCACGCTCACGGGGTCACTGGACCCGCAGGTGGACATCAGGGACAACTCCCCGATTGATCCGACTCGTCCGGTGATCTATTTCATGAACCACAGCTCCTGGTGGGATGGTCTGCTGCTCTATCATGCGGCCAGGCAGACATCGCGGGGTGATCATTATGTGATGATGGAGGAGCAACAGCTCCAGCAATATGCTTTTTTTCGTAAATTGGGTGCGTATTCGATCAATAAGGAGAGTGCGTCCGGTATTCGGGCCTCTCTACAGTACACCAGTGAATTATTGGATTCGGGGAAAAGGGTCTGGATTTTTCCACAAGGAGAAATTCTCCATCAGGAGGCCAGACCGATTCGGTTCCGTCCAGGCATCGGATTGTTGCTTCGTCGCTCTCCGAATGCCATTGCCGTACCGGTAACCTTGTGCCATGGAATGGTTCAGCATGATCTACCGGAAATATCGATGCAGGCAGGCCCTCCGGTGATGGAAGACTGGAAGACGCTCAAGAGTGAAGAGATTGCCTCCAGACTCGGTCTTGTGCTGGAACAGCAGTTAGACGATCACAGATCAGAACTTATACGGATGGGACAGGGGAGCTTGCCAGATGCGCTGCCACTGATTCGTCATGTACGTTCGACAAGTGAAAAATACGATGCCACGCGAAAGCGGGTGAACCGTTAG
- a CDS encoding carotenoid biosynthesis protein yields MIQWLYWAWYVIGATLMLTIGVPDVLSFSNGLFLIFYALYVLDLIYQGRNRTGLSDQSVIWLKPGLWIASVIIWLGGMGVEWVGVHTHWPFGEYAYSDFFGIHLFSVPVTLGFAWIAVVGNSALLSGGGSTWTGKLLRAVKTGFWAVVLDLVLDPVAHARGFWEWQAPGGFYGVPWTNYISWFIMGAFLSLFLPAMPGDRSSLLRAKWLYQLFILLFGLLALKEGITGSFIIAIAGVLLAEGSWLYDSRRKIKTV; encoded by the coding sequence ATGATCCAGTGGCTTTACTGGGCTTGGTATGTCATTGGAGCAACCTTGATGCTGACGATCGGCGTGCCGGATGTGTTGTCCTTTTCAAATGGATTATTTCTAATCTTCTACGCATTGTATGTGCTGGATCTGATCTACCAGGGGCGCAATCGGACAGGTCTGTCCGACCAGTCAGTCATCTGGTTGAAACCCGGGCTGTGGATCGCTTCCGTGATCATCTGGTTGGGTGGTATGGGCGTGGAGTGGGTAGGGGTGCATACGCATTGGCCCTTTGGTGAGTATGCTTACTCTGACTTTTTCGGGATTCATCTGTTCAGTGTGCCTGTTACGCTGGGTTTCGCCTGGATCGCAGTGGTGGGTAACTCGGCGCTGTTAAGTGGCGGGGGTTCAACCTGGACTGGAAAACTGCTTCGAGCCGTGAAGACCGGGTTCTGGGCGGTGGTTCTTGATCTGGTACTCGATCCTGTCGCGCATGCAAGAGGATTCTGGGAGTGGCAGGCTCCAGGTGGATTCTACGGGGTCCCGTGGACCAATTACATAAGCTGGTTTATCATGGGCGCATTCCTGTCCCTGTTCCTTCCGGCCATGCCTGGTGACCGTAGCTCATTGCTGCGTGCAAAATGGTTGTATCAGCTCTTTATTCTTCTATTCGGCCTACTCGCCCTGAAGGAAGGAATTACAGGCAGCTTTATCATCGCCATTGCAGGAGTGCTTCTTGCCGAAGGGAGCTGGCTGTATGATTCGCGCCGTAAAATCAAAACCGTTTAA
- a CDS encoding phytoene/squalene synthase family protein yields MNEAILSRCEELMQKGSSSFYQAFRGLPSPRREAVYVIYAFCRMIDDSVDEPEHSPYTIHEIHDLFGQLDDAEGHFIWPALRWLFSSFPHLDKGPFFRQMEGQLTDLKVTHYTTMKELEHYCYLVAGTVGEMLLPVLRDDNGAEVAVNGIALGKGMQIVNIIRDVGEDRARVRRYVPLEIMEKHGYTEQDFEDGIVDERFIAIVHELKAAALNWFRIGMDRLDTYPTESAFSIELAAAFYSTILHAVERNDYDVYTKRAYVSDELKLEMLGAIVKRYPMLAYQASRTAVS; encoded by the coding sequence ATGAATGAAGCGATTTTGAGCAGGTGTGAAGAGTTGATGCAAAAGGGTTCTTCCTCTTTTTATCAGGCCTTTAGAGGGCTGCCAAGTCCACGACGGGAAGCGGTATATGTCATTTATGCCTTCTGCCGCATGATTGATGACAGTGTAGACGAGCCGGAGCATTCGCCCTATACAATTCACGAAATCCATGATTTATTTGGTCAGTTGGACGACGCGGAAGGACATTTTATCTGGCCAGCACTGAGATGGTTGTTCAGCAGTTTTCCTCATCTGGATAAGGGGCCATTCTTCCGCCAGATGGAAGGGCAGCTCACGGATCTTAAAGTAACGCATTATACAACGATGAAGGAACTGGAGCATTATTGTTATCTGGTGGCCGGAACCGTAGGCGAGATGTTGTTGCCTGTATTGCGGGATGATAACGGCGCAGAAGTAGCCGTGAACGGGATTGCTTTGGGTAAAGGGATGCAGATCGTTAATATTATTCGGGATGTTGGTGAAGATCGGGCCAGAGTGCGCCGGTATGTTCCGCTGGAGATCATGGAGAAGCATGGTTACACCGAACAGGACTTTGAAGACGGAATCGTGGACGAACGCTTTATTGCCATTGTTCATGAATTAAAAGCGGCAGCATTGAACTGGTTCCGTATTGGCATGGATCGTCTGGATACGTACCCAACGGAAAGTGCGTTTTCCATCGAGCTGGCAGCAGCCTTTTACTCCACCATTCTACACGCGGTTGAACGCAACGACTATGACGTATATACCAAACGGGCATATGTTAGCGATGAATTGAAACTGGAGATGCTGGGTGCGATTGTGAAACGTTACCCGATGCTGGCCTATCAAGCCTCCCGAACGGCGGTATCCTAA
- a CDS encoding phytoene desaturase family protein, which yields MKRAAIVGAGIGGLTSALLLNRQGWDVTVYERGSRVGGRIGYEQEGEYRIDQGPTIVLLPEMLLGIMEEAGVDRSKIELLRCDPLYRVHYHSGRVMTKMTSREEQTAEIERLFPGESRGFTRFMKDMDTLFPAGRAAFLERAFPRKRDFFTPSLMSLMGRLRAHKSVRKAVGDYFEHEELLDAYSLQSLYIGGSPFGTPGIYSLLPYAEHEYGIWMVKGGYAALPAILEQELISRGGRVVLNAEVTGLTIKNGVCEGIETVAGAENVDAVIYNGDFPHLSGLLGQAPEVARKRKPYRPSSGCVLLYVGVDKTWEDATTHQFFLPPSLEGSLQEVFNQRRIPAKSSFYVFNPVALDETAAPSGQSVLYFLIPVPDAEGVDWDQESEALAERVLEEAEQRGFPGLRAAIRWKKVRTPADAERDGLYGGGSFGIAPVLFQSGVYRPQPKPFPNIKGLYAAGASVHPGGGVPIVMQSARMAVNQLTKEMGT from the coding sequence ATGAAGCGGGCCGCTATTGTAGGGGCAGGGATTGGTGGACTTACTTCTGCACTGTTATTGAACCGTCAGGGCTGGGATGTCACTGTCTATGAACGGGGTTCTCGCGTTGGCGGACGCATTGGATATGAGCAGGAAGGGGAATACCGGATCGATCAAGGGCCGACGATTGTGCTATTGCCTGAGATGTTGCTTGGCATCATGGAGGAGGCAGGCGTAGATCGTTCGAAGATTGAACTGCTTCGCTGTGATCCGTTATACAGAGTGCATTACCATAGTGGTCGTGTCATGACCAAGATGACGTCACGTGAAGAGCAGACGGCGGAGATTGAACGTTTATTCCCGGGAGAGAGCCGGGGATTCACACGATTCATGAAAGATATGGACACGTTGTTTCCGGCAGGCCGGGCAGCGTTTCTGGAAAGGGCTTTTCCGCGTAAAAGGGATTTCTTCACCCCTTCGCTCATGTCCCTCATGGGCAGATTGCGTGCACACAAAAGTGTTCGGAAAGCGGTAGGCGATTATTTTGAGCATGAGGAATTGCTTGATGCATACTCTCTGCAAAGTCTATACATCGGTGGATCACCGTTTGGAACGCCAGGTATCTATTCCCTTTTGCCTTACGCAGAGCATGAATATGGTATCTGGATGGTGAAGGGCGGGTATGCAGCATTACCGGCCATTCTGGAACAGGAACTGATCTCACGTGGTGGACGTGTTGTGCTGAATGCGGAAGTTACCGGGCTCACGATTAAAAACGGTGTATGTGAAGGTATAGAAACGGTAGCAGGCGCAGAAAATGTGGATGCAGTTATCTACAATGGCGATTTCCCCCATCTTTCGGGTTTGCTTGGTCAAGCACCAGAGGTAGCGCGTAAAAGAAAGCCATATCGCCCCTCTTCCGGATGTGTATTGCTCTATGTGGGCGTGGATAAAACTTGGGAAGATGCAACGACGCACCAGTTCTTCCTGCCACCGAGTCTGGAAGGTAGTTTACAGGAAGTCTTCAATCAGCGACGCATTCCGGCAAAGTCCTCATTTTACGTATTTAATCCGGTCGCATTGGATGAGACAGCAGCGCCTTCAGGACAGAGTGTATTGTATTTCCTCATTCCCGTGCCCGATGCCGAAGGTGTCGACTGGGATCAGGAGAGCGAAGCATTGGCAGAACGTGTATTGGAAGAAGCGGAGCAACGTGGATTCCCGGGACTTCGTGCAGCGATCAGGTGGAAAAAGGTGCGTACACCCGCTGACGCAGAGCGAGACGGGCTCTATGGGGGCGGAAGCTTCGGTATTGCGCCAGTGTTGTTCCAGTCCGGTGTATACCGACCACAACCCAAACCATTCCCTAATATCAAGGGGTTATATGCCGCAGGAGCATCTGTACATCCTGGAGGGGGAGTGCCGATTGTGATGCAGAGTGCACGTATGGCCGTCAATCAACTCACGAAGGAGATGGGAACATGA
- a CDS encoding phytoene desaturase family protein encodes MIPNQQRKRAAVIGAGPGGLAAAMLLSGQGYEVDVYEKQPVIGGRSARLELGEYRFDRGATFLMMPQLIEEMFDVVGRKLSDYVHMKELTPLYALNFGDTVFTPSRNREDTAAQIKELFPGNEDNYLRFMQEEEVKFGKVMPLLRRPFGKLTDYLRKDAVTALPKLDVHNTVYGILSRYFTDERLRWAFTFQSKYLGMSAWDCPGTFTILSFIEHHYGLFHPIGGVNRIFQAMADVVEEYGGRIHTSTPVKQVIVRNGRAEGVLLENGERIDADHVVVNADFAHAVNHLFEPGVLKKYTPEKMKRKKYSCSTAMLYLGVDGGVDLPHHSIYFPEDYRLNVDEITKHKMLSADPSLYIHNPSRLDSTLAPEGKSALYVLMPTPNLTADIDWEAERENVQEAMMKRMEGIPELADIRSRIEECMLFTPLDWETELDVYRGATFNMAHNLGQMMYLRPHNQFEELKSVWLVGGGTHPGSGLPTIFESARISVRLIQEEDARTSSKPSSYVKTAEAGGHS; translated from the coding sequence ATGATACCGAATCAACAACGCAAACGTGCAGCTGTGATTGGCGCGGGTCCGGGTGGACTTGCAGCAGCGATGTTATTGTCCGGTCAGGGGTACGAAGTAGATGTGTATGAGAAACAGCCGGTCATCGGGGGGCGTTCTGCCAGATTGGAACTGGGCGAGTATCGATTCGACCGGGGGGCAACATTTTTGATGATGCCTCAGCTGATTGAAGAGATGTTCGACGTCGTGGGACGCAAGTTATCCGATTATGTGCATATGAAAGAACTAACCCCGCTGTACGCACTGAACTTTGGTGATACGGTGTTCACGCCTTCTCGTAATCGGGAAGATACAGCTGCACAGATTAAGGAATTGTTTCCGGGCAATGAAGACAATTACCTTCGGTTCATGCAAGAAGAGGAAGTGAAGTTTGGCAAAGTCATGCCTTTGCTGCGCCGTCCGTTTGGCAAGCTGACTGACTATCTACGCAAAGACGCGGTAACAGCTCTACCTAAGCTTGATGTCCACAACACCGTCTATGGGATCTTGTCCCGCTATTTTACAGATGAGCGTCTACGCTGGGCATTTACATTCCAATCCAAATATCTTGGTATGTCTGCCTGGGATTGTCCGGGCACCTTTACCATACTATCTTTCATTGAGCATCACTACGGATTGTTCCACCCCATTGGCGGCGTGAATCGGATCTTCCAAGCCATGGCTGATGTCGTGGAAGAATACGGAGGACGCATACATACTTCCACCCCGGTGAAACAGGTCATCGTTCGCAATGGTCGTGCAGAAGGTGTGTTGCTTGAGAACGGTGAACGCATCGACGCGGACCATGTGGTGGTGAACGCTGACTTTGCACATGCGGTGAACCATCTGTTCGAACCGGGCGTACTTAAGAAATATACCCCGGAGAAAATGAAACGCAAAAAGTACTCCTGCTCGACAGCGATGCTGTATCTGGGTGTGGATGGTGGAGTGGATCTGCCGCATCACTCGATCTATTTTCCCGAGGACTACCGGTTGAACGTTGATGAGATCACAAAGCACAAAATGTTGTCAGCCGATCCATCTCTATATATTCATAACCCTTCCAGACTCGATTCGACGCTGGCACCGGAAGGGAAATCCGCTTTATATGTTCTCATGCCTACGCCTAATCTTACCGCAGACATCGATTGGGAAGCAGAACGGGAGAATGTGCAAGAGGCCATGATGAAGCGCATGGAAGGTATTCCTGAGCTGGCAGATATTCGCAGCCGGATCGAAGAATGTATGCTGTTCACTCCACTCGACTGGGAGACTGAACTGGATGTGTACCGCGGAGCAACGTTTAACATGGCGCATAATCTGGGTCAGATGATGTACCTGCGTCCCCATAACCAGTTTGAAGAGTTGAAAAGTGTATGGCTGGTAGGCGGCGGAACACATCCGGGCAGCGGATTGCCCACGATCTTCGAATCGGCACGGATCAGTGTCAGACTGATTCAGGAAGAGGACGCGCGTACAAGCTCCAAACCATCCTCGTATGTGAAGACGGCAGAAGCCGGAGGGCATTCATGA
- a CDS encoding MerR family transcriptional regulator: MYSIKQVAAMLGIPTVTLRAWENRYSAVTPERTESGYRMYTEENVSDLRWLKEQVELHQTNISEAVRMLKVNKLNPPEAVPTPIMAPVPTMEEAYARMADQIYDSLYNFQGERANGLIDFGFTMYGYDSMFYHVLVPILVRVGDAWEQGRASVAQEHFMTQLISQRFYQFFHLFPIYPHLPKVLALCPEGEHHQVGLLLFSLFMRKNGAEVLYLGANTPEEGIFPIIREQKIKLVCLSITSPGLLERCDQLIERIKNEFPHIRFVLGGKGYERAEHARYPEWIMPEDSSDWQSWIEREYLANRPPGARFGQVNN; encoded by the coding sequence GTGTATTCCATCAAACAAGTCGCTGCCATGCTCGGTATCCCGACGGTGACGCTCCGGGCTTGGGAGAATCGGTATAGTGCGGTCACCCCTGAGCGGACGGAATCGGGTTATCGAATGTATACCGAAGAGAATGTTTCGGATCTGCGCTGGCTGAAAGAACAGGTTGAGCTACATCAGACCAATATTTCGGAAGCGGTACGGATGTTGAAAGTAAACAAATTAAATCCGCCCGAGGCTGTGCCCACGCCGATCATGGCTCCGGTGCCTACGATGGAAGAAGCCTACGCACGCATGGCAGATCAGATCTATGACTCGCTCTACAACTTTCAGGGTGAACGTGCCAATGGTTTGATTGATTTTGGTTTCACCATGTACGGGTACGACTCGATGTTCTATCATGTGCTGGTGCCCATACTGGTTCGGGTTGGAGATGCATGGGAGCAAGGCAGGGCTTCGGTGGCTCAGGAACACTTCATGACACAGCTGATATCACAGCGGTTTTATCAGTTTTTCCATCTGTTCCCGATCTATCCGCATCTGCCCAAAGTTCTGGCGTTGTGTCCGGAAGGGGAGCACCATCAGGTTGGATTGCTGCTGTTCTCTCTTTTTATGCGTAAAAATGGAGCGGAAGTACTGTATCTCGGTGCGAACACGCCAGAAGAAGGCATCTTCCCGATTATTCGGGAGCAAAAGATCAAGTTGGTCTGCCTTTCGATCACAAGTCCAGGGCTTCTTGAACGGTGTGATCAGCTTATAGAGCGAATTAAAAACGAGTTTCCACATATTCGCTTTGTACTTGGTGGAAAGGGCTATGAGCGTGCAGAACATGCTCGTTACCCGGAATGGATTATGCCAGAGGATTCATCGGATTGGCAGTCATGGATAGAACGTGAGTATCTCGCAAATCGACCACCTGGTGCGAGGTTTGGACAGGTAAATAACTAA
- a CDS encoding phospholipase D family protein, translating to MVSLRRHTSDRKSSRGKFPYIRTGLVLLVLWLIAVMLYQTYKPLPTGISYESPEYRVDQVEFLHDLTYPSSDGQMQHEQQIFQRMMQIVEEAEQFVLVDMFLFNNYQHKGQNFPPVSTEFTEALVAKKNQHPDMDIWFITDEVNTNYNSAPNPLLEQMKQAGIHVVITDVDPLRDSTPVYSAVWRTFFQWFGQSGDGWIKNLMATDGPDVTVRSYLKLLNVKANHRKVVVSEKTAIVSSGNIHDASAYHSNIAFEVTGPIIGDILQSEQAVLDISGGGQVPTYTDPSTDSNTGDLRIRYLTEGKVNDAVLHEINQAGKGDTLWMGMFYVASPKVLEALLEAAKRGTEIRLVLDPNENAFGQEKIGIPNRPVAAELHDKSDGKIQIRWYNTTKEQYHTKMIYLAKATGDHIVLGGSTNFTPRNLNDYNLENDLWIAAPPDNKFTLDIANYFERIWNNNDAEFTLDLDEFQEKTTFLKGILYKLQLILGFTTF from the coding sequence GTGGTCTCATTACGCCGCCATACATCAGACCGCAAGTCTTCACGCGGCAAATTTCCATACATACGAACAGGACTCGTCCTATTGGTCCTATGGCTCATCGCCGTCATGCTCTATCAGACCTACAAACCATTACCAACGGGCATTTCCTACGAAAGTCCGGAGTATCGGGTGGATCAAGTCGAGTTCCTGCATGACCTCACTTATCCTTCCTCCGACGGACAGATGCAGCACGAACAGCAGATTTTCCAGCGCATGATGCAAATTGTGGAGGAAGCAGAGCAATTTGTCCTGGTGGATATGTTCCTGTTCAATAATTATCAGCATAAGGGACAGAACTTTCCTCCCGTGAGTACTGAATTCACCGAAGCGCTGGTCGCCAAAAAAAATCAGCATCCTGATATGGACATCTGGTTTATTACTGATGAAGTAAATACCAACTATAACTCAGCACCTAATCCGTTGCTGGAACAAATGAAACAAGCAGGCATTCATGTGGTCATCACGGATGTGGACCCTTTGCGTGATTCAACTCCAGTATACTCTGCGGTCTGGCGGACCTTCTTCCAATGGTTTGGGCAATCTGGAGATGGCTGGATCAAAAACCTGATGGCCACGGATGGTCCGGATGTCACTGTGCGTTCCTATCTCAAGCTGCTCAATGTGAAGGCCAATCATCGCAAAGTTGTGGTTAGTGAGAAGACGGCGATTGTCTCTTCTGGCAATATCCATGATGCGAGTGCCTACCACTCGAATATTGCATTTGAAGTAACAGGTCCAATCATTGGCGATATTCTTCAGTCAGAGCAAGCTGTACTGGATATCTCAGGCGGAGGCCAGGTTCCAACCTACACGGACCCTTCCACGGATTCAAACACGGGAGACCTACGAATTCGCTATTTAACTGAAGGCAAGGTTAATGACGCCGTACTCCATGAGATCAATCAAGCTGGCAAAGGTGACACCTTATGGATGGGCATGTTCTATGTGGCCTCTCCGAAAGTGTTGGAAGCCCTGCTGGAAGCGGCAAAACGAGGAACCGAGATCCGGCTTGTACTGGATCCAAATGAAAATGCCTTTGGTCAGGAAAAGATCGGTATTCCGAACCGCCCTGTCGCTGCTGAATTGCATGATAAATCCGACGGTAAAATTCAGATCCGCTGGTATAACACCACCAAGGAGCAATACCACACCAAGATGATCTATCTTGCCAAAGCAACTGGTGATCATATTGTCCTCGGGGGTTCAACCAACTTCACACCTCGAAACCTGAATGACTACAATCTGGAAAATGATTTATGGATTGCTGCTCCTCCAGACAATAAGTTCACGCTTGATATCGCGAATTATTTCGAGCGTATTTGGAATAATAATGATGCCGAATTCACGTTAGACCTGGATGAGTTCCAGGAGAAGACTACGTTTTTGAAAGGTATCCTATATAAGCTGCAACTGATTCTGGGTTTTACAACCTTTTGA